In Treponema primitia ZAS-2, a genomic segment contains:
- a CDS encoding ATP-binding protein, with translation MLRRKVFWERVKPFVGTELIKVITGIRRCGKSVMLELIKEELRDQGVNPGNFISLNFEDLANRQFCTAEALNEHLEKAIVPLEGRVYLFLDEVQEVAEWERCINSLRVKYTVDIYITGSNAKLLSGELATYLAGRYVEIAITPFSFTEFTELYRTLEPELSVADAFQHFIVFGGMPFLHNLQYKAEPSYQYLRDVYNSVILKDIVKRNHIRDVDLLDRIILYVVANAGRPFSATSISRYFKHEGRITAPETILNYLRACEDAFLFHRIHRQDLMGKKILTVYEKYYLSDHGLREAVYGENKRDIGLILENIVCMELLRRGYTLTFGTIHDKEIDFVAERRRERIYIQVAYLLASEETVNREFSPLLKIRDNYPKYVLSMDEFDMSRDGILHRNIRDFLMDQGDVS, from the coding sequence ATGCTGCGACGAAAGGTTTTTTGGGAACGGGTTAAGCCCTTTGTGGGGACAGAGCTGATTAAGGTGATCACCGGGATACGGCGCTGCGGGAAGTCGGTGATGCTGGAACTGATCAAGGAAGAACTCCGGGATCAGGGGGTAAATCCCGGTAATTTTATCAGCCTTAACTTTGAGGACCTGGCTAATAGGCAGTTCTGTACTGCCGAAGCCCTGAATGAACACCTGGAAAAGGCGATAGTGCCCCTGGAAGGCCGAGTATACCTCTTTCTCGACGAGGTCCAGGAGGTGGCAGAGTGGGAGCGCTGTATCAACTCCCTGCGGGTCAAGTATACCGTCGATATCTATATCACCGGGTCCAATGCGAAGCTCCTTTCCGGGGAGTTAGCTACCTATTTGGCGGGACGATACGTGGAAATAGCCATTACCCCCTTCTCGTTCACCGAATTTACCGAACTCTACAGGACCCTGGAGCCGGAACTAAGCGTTGCCGATGCCTTTCAGCACTTTATTGTTTTTGGGGGTATGCCCTTCCTCCATAACCTGCAATACAAAGCGGAGCCTTCGTATCAGTACCTCAGGGATGTGTATAATTCGGTGATCCTCAAGGATATAGTCAAACGGAACCACATCAGGGATGTGGACCTCCTGGACCGGATCATCCTGTATGTGGTCGCCAATGCCGGGCGGCCCTTTTCTGCGACCAGCATTTCCCGATATTTTAAACACGAAGGCCGGATCACGGCGCCTGAGACTATACTCAATTATTTAAGGGCCTGCGAAGACGCTTTTCTGTTTCACCGTATCCACCGGCAGGATCTGATGGGCAAGAAAATACTGACCGTATATGAGAAATACTACCTTTCCGATCACGGCCTTAGGGAAGCGGTATACGGGGAAAACAAACGGGACATCGGTCTGATTCTGGAGAATATTGTGTGCATGGAACTATTGCGCCGGGGCTATACCCTTACCTTTGGTACTATTCATGATAAGGAAATCGATTTTGTTGCGGAACGACGGAGAGAGCGGATCTATATTCAGGTGGCCTACCTCCTGGCATCGGAAGAAACGGTGAACCGGGAATTTAGTCCCCTGTTGAAGATACGGGACAATTATCCTAAATACGTGCTTTCCATGGACGAATTTGATATGAGCCGGGATGGGATACTGCATAGGAACATCCGGGATTTTCTGATGGATCAGGGGGATGTATCCTGA
- a CDS encoding MATE family efflux transporter, with amino-acid sequence MEPTTNKTDRIGTERIGKLLLDFSIPAIIGMLVNAIYNIVDRIYVGQGVDPLGIAGITIVMPVMMVLMAMSILIGIGANSLFSIRLGEGRRDEVEKIMGHAFFLLFLVPGIAIVVCLIFLDDIIIHILGASENIFPYAKTYLQIILYGGVFSAMGPGINHFIRSDGHPRTSMVTQLIGAVINIILDPILIFGFKMGIAGAAWATIISQFISFVWVLGYFNSRFTTLRFRIQDMKLELGLTLKIMAIGFAPFAMQLAMGLVGVLQNHALNTYGGDTAVTSMGIVFSILIVIFMPLQGINQGAQPIIGYNYGAKKYQRVKKTYKWAVIAGTIFISAGFLLIHLFPHFFISVFRNEEGPLMDMGVYCLRVSSAMFPIVAFQMFSSSYFQAIGKPVQSTILSLSRQILMYIPLLLLLPRRFGLHGVFFAMPASDILSAALTLIVMLIEFKRLKKLIAEGEVRRR; translated from the coding sequence ATGGAACCAACCACAAATAAAACCGACAGAATTGGAACAGAAAGAATCGGGAAACTGCTGCTTGATTTTTCCATACCCGCAATCATAGGGATGCTGGTAAACGCGATTTATAACATTGTTGACCGGATTTATGTCGGCCAGGGGGTTGATCCCCTGGGGATTGCGGGTATAACCATCGTCATGCCGGTCATGATGGTACTCATGGCTATGTCAATATTAATCGGGATCGGGGCAAATTCCCTGTTTTCAATCAGGCTTGGAGAAGGGCGCCGGGATGAGGTTGAAAAAATCATGGGCCACGCCTTCTTTTTGCTTTTTCTTGTTCCGGGAATAGCTATTGTAGTCTGTCTGATCTTTCTGGATGATATTATTATTCACATCCTGGGCGCCAGTGAGAATATCTTTCCCTATGCCAAGACCTATTTGCAGATCATCCTCTACGGCGGAGTTTTCAGCGCCATGGGCCCGGGGATCAATCATTTTATCCGTTCAGACGGGCATCCCCGTACATCCATGGTGACCCAGCTCATCGGGGCGGTAATCAACATCATCCTGGACCCTATTTTAATATTTGGTTTTAAAATGGGCATTGCAGGAGCGGCATGGGCAACAATTATATCCCAGTTTATTTCCTTCGTGTGGGTTTTAGGTTATTTTAATTCCCGTTTTACTACCCTGAGATTCCGTATCCAGGACATGAAACTGGAACTTGGGCTGACACTAAAAATAATGGCCATAGGTTTTGCGCCATTTGCAATGCAATTAGCCATGGGCCTGGTGGGTGTTTTGCAAAATCATGCCCTTAATACCTACGGCGGTGATACTGCCGTTACATCCATGGGGATTGTCTTCAGTATTCTTATTGTGATTTTTATGCCCCTACAGGGAATCAATCAGGGCGCCCAGCCCATTATCGGCTATAATTACGGCGCAAAGAAATACCAGCGGGTCAAAAAAACCTACAAATGGGCGGTCATTGCAGGGACCATCTTTATTAGCGCCGGGTTTTTGCTGATACACCTTTTCCCCCACTTCTTCATTTCTGTTTTCCGGAATGAAGAAGGGCCGCTAATGGATATGGGGGTTTATTGCCTGCGGGTCAGCAGCGCCATGTTTCCCATAGTTGCCTTTCAAATGTTTTCTTCAAGCTATTTTCAAGCTATAGGAAAACCTGTTCAAAGTACTATTTTGAGTTTATCCCGACAGATACTAATGTATATACCGTTATTATTGCTGCTTCCCCGGCGCTTCGGCCTTCATGGGGTGTTTTTCGCCATGCCTGCTTCTGATATTTTATCTGCGGCCTTGACATTGATTGTAATGCTTATCGAATTCAAACGGCTGAAGAAGTTAATAGCTGAGGGTGAGGTCCGCCGCCGCTAA